A stretch of the Bacillus anthracis str. Vollum genome encodes the following:
- a CDS encoding MrcB family domain-containing protein produces the protein MLEQLIIELAKSMKQAEDINGDKNYLIINKDDEGLDVEVKISCGQYEDEVSYFKVSFELLKNTLEKFMAMRTVKSENFGQTSECNAFLLAFFSQLPFVNVMESGAITFKEFQTDNLPSEKYDKVMLFLEEIMNGTYNPSMLRQQTDENLYRMKSNARQDLRLLGFLNESHEMNQLLLNEYVQSEDKNVYIAQLILKQEYFRHVLFILGLLEKYSKDEKKEALVGLGMTIVQNSLGDNLMVESVAKRRTGNLLDWLEQVGLINDEWIPVEQYVKDDGEKGGSMNSNLREKFLTVMNEYLQARTERFAGHKMGSVVRNEMTTEITRLPFIDHSQYVVTGSVGQGNWAAVPWLAIMNKDITTSTQRGYYIVYLFSEDMERLYLTLAQGVTETTKEEMQKIKEEIREQIHMSQKVKKDDDIFLGTSPKAKGYANSTAAYIAYDVNKMPSEKELVEDLEEMLRYYEGFIAYKEEGTKYEMIYERKEVYLDQQSIIDHVSSYIQSKGFFYEKKDLVNFFLSLKTKPFVILSGISGTGKTKIVQWFAESLGATEENGQFTLIPVRPDWSDSSDLLGYVNLQGEFQERPLIKVLENADANPNRPYFVVLDEMNLARVEYYFSDFLSVIESRKWKDGKIVTLPVLPESIANKHITIPSNVYIIGTVNMDETTHPLSKKVLDRANTIEFNTVNLDYFNFLMDVEEKEAEIASNRSLETEYLHLKECFKDNEDLVRNISTILIEINKILESVGAQVGYRIRDEICFYMAYNEQGKLFSFDEALDYQIYQKILPRLAGSDGRTEEVLKQLYVLCANEEYDSGNNDASYAKYPRSANKLSHMLRRFEYDGFTSFWI, from the coding sequence ATGTTAGAGCAACTCATAATTGAATTAGCTAAATCAATGAAGCAGGCTGAAGATATAAATGGTGATAAAAATTATTTAATTATAAATAAGGATGATGAAGGATTAGACGTTGAAGTGAAAATTTCATGTGGACAATATGAAGATGAAGTGTCTTATTTTAAAGTGAGCTTTGAACTTCTTAAAAACACTTTGGAAAAGTTTATGGCTATGCGTACGGTAAAAAGTGAGAATTTCGGACAAACAAGTGAATGTAATGCTTTCTTGTTAGCCTTCTTTTCACAGCTGCCATTTGTGAATGTAATGGAATCAGGAGCTATTACATTTAAAGAATTCCAAACCGATAACCTGCCAAGCGAAAAATATGATAAAGTCATGCTCTTTTTAGAAGAGATAATGAATGGTACATATAATCCAAGTATGTTACGTCAACAAACGGATGAAAATTTATATAGAATGAAATCTAATGCGCGCCAGGATTTAAGGTTGTTGGGCTTTTTGAATGAATCTCATGAAATGAATCAGCTTCTATTAAATGAATATGTTCAGTCGGAAGATAAGAATGTTTACATTGCTCAGTTAATTTTAAAGCAGGAATATTTCCGACATGTTCTATTTATTCTTGGATTGTTAGAGAAGTATTCAAAGGATGAAAAGAAAGAAGCTTTAGTAGGTTTGGGAATGACGATTGTCCAAAATTCATTAGGTGATAATTTAATGGTTGAATCGGTAGCGAAGCGGCGTACGGGTAACTTACTAGATTGGCTTGAACAAGTAGGACTAATTAATGATGAATGGATTCCTGTTGAACAATATGTAAAAGATGATGGGGAAAAGGGCGGTAGCATGAACAGTAATTTACGTGAAAAGTTTTTAACGGTTATGAATGAGTATTTACAGGCAAGAACAGAAAGATTTGCGGGACATAAAATGGGATCGGTTGTTAGGAATGAGATGACAACGGAAATAACGAGGTTACCATTTATTGATCATAGTCAGTATGTTGTTACAGGGTCAGTTGGACAAGGGAATTGGGCTGCTGTTCCATGGCTTGCGATTATGAATAAAGATATTACGACATCTACGCAGAGAGGTTATTATATCGTTTATTTGTTTAGTGAAGATATGGAGCGATTATATTTAACGCTGGCGCAAGGTGTGACAGAAACAACTAAAGAAGAGATGCAAAAAATTAAAGAAGAGATTCGTGAACAAATACATATGTCTCAAAAGGTGAAAAAAGATGATGATATTTTCCTAGGGACAAGCCCTAAAGCAAAAGGATATGCGAATTCAACAGCGGCTTATATTGCGTATGATGTTAATAAAATGCCAAGTGAAAAAGAGTTAGTAGAGGACCTAGAAGAAATGCTTCGCTATTATGAGGGATTCATAGCTTATAAAGAGGAAGGAACGAAATATGAAATGATTTATGAAAGGAAAGAAGTGTATTTAGATCAACAATCAATTATCGATCATGTGTCCTCTTATATTCAAAGTAAAGGTTTCTTTTATGAGAAAAAGGATCTTGTTAATTTCTTCCTTTCATTAAAAACAAAGCCATTTGTAATTTTATCAGGTATTTCAGGTACAGGAAAAACGAAAATTGTGCAGTGGTTTGCAGAGAGTTTAGGGGCCACGGAAGAGAATGGGCAATTTACACTTATTCCGGTTCGACCTGATTGGAGTGATAGCTCTGATTTACTCGGTTATGTGAACCTCCAAGGGGAGTTTCAAGAAAGGCCATTAATCAAAGTTCTTGAAAATGCAGATGCAAATCCAAATAGGCCGTATTTTGTAGTGTTGGACGAGATGAACTTAGCTCGAGTGGAATACTACTTTAGTGATTTTTTAAGTGTAATTGAAAGTCGTAAATGGAAAGATGGAAAAATTGTTACGTTACCTGTTCTTCCTGAGTCAATTGCGAATAAGCATATTACGATTCCATCAAATGTATATATTATCGGAACGGTAAATATGGATGAAACGACACATCCGTTAAGTAAGAAAGTATTAGATCGTGCGAATACAATTGAGTTTAATACCGTTAACTTAGATTATTTTAATTTCTTAATGGATGTAGAGGAGAAGGAAGCTGAAATTGCTTCGAATCGCTCTTTAGAAACCGAGTATCTTCATCTAAAAGAATGTTTTAAAGACAACGAAGATCTTGTGAGAAATATCTCAACTATTTTAATAGAAATAAATAAAATACTTGAATCAGTTGGAGCTCAAGTTGGATATCGTATACGAGATGAAATTTGTTTCTATATGGCATATAACGAACAAGGGAAGTTATTTTCATTCGATGAAGCACTCGATTATCAAATATATCAAAAGATTTTACCGCGTCTTGCAGGGAGTGACGGCAGAACAGAAGAGGTATTAAAGCAGTTGTATGTATTATGTGCAAATGAAGAATATGATAGCGGCAATAATGACGCTTCCTATGCTAAATATCCTCGTTCAGCTAACAAGCTGTCTCATATGTTAAGGAGGTTCGAGTATGATGGTTTCACCTCTTTCTGGATCTAA